In Metarhizium brunneum chromosome 3, complete sequence, a genomic segment contains:
- the FAXDC2_1 gene encoding Fatty acid hydroxylase domain-containing protein 2, with translation MADLFESITSSQDVYTVELGVHFALQILFWWLPGITLVSLNYLAPSFSTRYKIQPAEKQPTLLDIGRCVAVSICNQAIELLLHFCLLNYYTSRGREATVRMTGDLPSLAEFTRDFVLSFIAREAIHYYLHRLLHWRPLYKRLHKIHHNFTAPMAFASQYAHPVEHILLNVLPITLPLVVLRSHVLVLVVMVGWDLLATSVAHSGYDFFLGLAKMHDRHHERFHVYFGSSGGFGIMDWAHRTNEESVVQKKVD, from the coding sequence ATGGCGGATCTTTTTGAAAGCATTACATCAAGTCAAGACGTTTACACTGTCGAGCTCGGTGTTCATTTTGCATTGCAGATACTCTTCTGGTGGCTGCCTGGCATCACTTTGGTGTCATTGAACTACTTGGCGCCGTCTTTTTCAACCAGGTACAAGATTCAGCCAGCAGAGAAACAGCCCACGCTTCTGGATATCGGGCGATGTGTCGCCGTCTCCATCTGCAATCAAGCCATCGAGTTGCTCCTTCATTTTTGTTTGCTCAACTATTACACATCTCGCGGCCGTGAGGCCACAGTACGGATGACGGGCGATTTACCTAGCCTTGCCGAGTTTACACGCGATTTTGTGCTGAGTTTCATCGCGCGCGAGGCGATACATTATTACCTGCACCGCCTGCTGCACTGGCGGCCGTTGTATAAACGCCTACACAAGATACATCACAACTTCACGGCGCCTATGGCTTTTGCATCGCAGTACGCCCATCCCGTCGAACACATCTTGCTCAATGTGTTGCCGATTACTCTGCCGCTGGTGGTGTTGCGCTCCCATGTGCTGGTCTTGGTCGTCATGGTGGGTTGGGACCTCCTTGCCACTTCGGTGGCACATAGTGGTTATGATTTCTTCCTGgggctggccaagatgcatGACCGTCATCATGAGAGGTTTCACGTCTACTTTGGTTCTTCGGGGGGGTTTGGAATCATGGACTGGGCTCACAGGACAAACGAGGAGTCAGTTGTCCAAAAAAAGGTCGACTAG
- the azaI_1 gene encoding Cytochrome P450 monooxygenase azaI, whose amino-acid sequence MDLFIANYLHIVLAVSSVYLLHRLSRIVKRVTRSSISRVPGPWYSKWTRVVIDYHFLRGTRSLYIHDLHAQYGPIVRIAPDEVNVTDIDAVKTIYSVKDTFLKSGFYRRIVPPESIFSTANVDFHRRHRRLLAGPLTETSLKKTIPAIRTISDLVVQRMGEEMKVRGAADVFKWATFMATDTIAQLTFGDSFHMVELGRKTEYALELQNVSSVAALRSTFPGLTRLAFKLPFQLPIFQRAVKGSSNIKRYCTESLDRYRQLLDADPGMAHKTLLAKAFEAEQEDNLPFHEVIADAQTYIVAGSGSTANTLAFLIWAVCRNPYIRDRVVKELASLPPDYQESHLRELPYLGQVAEETLRLYGGAQAGLPRTVPPGGAELAGFWLDQGTVVSTQAYSLHRDAIIFPDPFVFDPSRWENPTQAMKDAFMPFGRGSRSCIGLHLAQIEIRLAAARFFLTFPEAKPSSLEGMSDRDMVPAIYFTTVPAGNRCLIQAA is encoded by the exons ATGGATCTTTTCATCGCAAATTACTTGCACATAGTGCTGGCCGTTTCCAGTGTATACCTGCTTCATCGTCTCAGTCGCATCGTCAAACGAGTCACTCGCTCCTCGATATCGCGCGTCCCCGGGCCCTGGTACTCGAAGTGGACGAGAGTGGTCATCGACTACCACTTCCTCCGTGGTACACGCAGCTTATACATCCACGATTTACATGCCCAATATG GACCCATTGTGCGAATCGCGCCAGACGAAGTCAACGTTACCGATATTGACGCCGTAAAAACAATTTACAGTGTCAAAGACACTTTCCTCAAGTCGGGATTCTATCGCCGCATCGTCCCACCCGAGTCTATATTCAGCACCGCCAATGTTGACTTTCACCGGCGTCACCGCAGGCTTCTCGCGGGGCCACTGACGGAGACATCTCTCAAAAAGACGATTCCTGCCATCCGCACCATCTCGGATCTGGTGGTGCAGCGCATGGGAGAGGAGATGAAGGTGCGCGGCGCGGCCGACGTGTTCAAATGGGCCACGTTTATGGCAACGGATACTATTGCACAACTTACTTTTGGCGACTCGTTCCACATGGTCGAGCTTGGTCGG AAAACTGAATACGCCCTCGAACTCCAGAATGTGAGCAGCGTGGCTGCTCTGCGTTCTACTTTCCCGGGCCTGACCCGTCTCGCCTTCAAATTACCTTTCCAGCTGCCCATTTTCCAACGGGCGGTCAAGGGGTCGAGCAATATCAAACGGTATTGCACAGAGTCACTAGATCGCTACCggcagctcctcgacgcAGATCCGGGCATGGCCCACAAGACTCTGTTGGCCAAAGCCTTTGAAGCAGAGCAAGAGGACAACTTGCCCTTCCACGAGGTGATCGCCGATGCCCAGACTTATATCGTTGCCGGAAGCGGCTCGACAGCCAATACGCTTGCCTTTCTCATCTGGGCCGTCTGCCGCAACCCGTACATCCGGGACCGGGTAGTCAAGGAGTTGGCATCTCTTCCGCCAGATTACCAAGAATCACATCTGCGAGAACTACCCTaccttggccaagtcgccGAGGAGACGCTCCGGCTCTACGGCGGCGCGCAGGCAGGTCTTCCACGGACTGTGCCGCCCGGAGGAGCTGAGCTAGCGGGATTCTGGCTCGATCAGGGTACAGTCGTTAGTACGCAGGCGTATAGCTTGCACCGTGATGCCATCATTTTCCCCGACCCATTCGTCTTTGACCCCTCGCGTTGGGAAAACCCCACTCAGGCTATGAAGGACGCCTTCATGCCTTTTGGTCGAGGCTCTCGAA GTTGCATTGGGTTGCACCTCGCACAGATTGAGATCCGGCTCGCTGCCGCGCGATTCTTCCTGACGTTTCCCGAGGCTAAGCCCTCATCGCTAGAAGGCATGTCAGACCGTGACATGGTGCCTGCGATATATTTCACCACGGTACCTGCCGGCAACCGCTGCCTGATTCAAGCGGCTTAG
- the ddh_2 gene encoding D-2-hydroxyacid dehydrogenase encodes MTYMCRPQLSEWVVASYLALQHRFPTYWKQQSQGRWAKLEDVPDDSVGRRIGILGYGSIGRQTGRVAKALGMDVHAYTLHPRPTPESRRDKGYTPVGLGDPDGTLPSKWFSGSSTQELHNFLGSGLDLLVIATPLTEATRGLIAEAEFEILAKNKTFVSNIARGPVVNADVLIRSLNNNSIRGAALDVTDPEPLPDGHPLWTAKNVIITPHVSGRSTGYGTRIMELLEMNLERLSKGRPLENVVSRKTGY; translated from the exons ATGACTTACATGTGCAGACCTCAGCTTTCAGAGTGGGTGGTTGCTTCATATCTCGCCCTGCAACACAGAT TTCCAACCTACTGGAAGCAGCAGAGCCAAGGAAGATGGGCTAAACTCGAGGACGTGCCGGATGACTCTGTCGGCAGGCGAAT TGGAATCTTGGGGTATGGTAGTATTGGGCGACAGACAGGCCGCGTTGCCAAAGCACTAGGAATGGATGTGCATGCTTACACTCTCCATCCACGCCCGACCCCCGAGTCACGTCGCGATAAGGGCTATACGCCTGTTGGGCTTGGAGATCCAGACGGCACCCTGCCAAGTAAATGGTTTTCTGGAAGCTCGACTCAAGAGTTGCACAACTTCCTCGGCTCGGGCCTCGATCTCTTAGTTATAGCTACTCCTCTAACTGAAGCTACGAGGGGGCTCATAGCCGAGGCCGAGTTCGAaatcttggccaagaacaagacgTTTGTTTCAAATATAGCTCGCGGTCCTGTTGTTAACGCTGATGTTCTGATTCGATCATTGAACAATAATTCAATTAGGGGCGCGGCACTGGACGTGACAGATCCCGAACCACTCCCAGATGGCCATCCACTTTGGACAGCCAAGAATGTAATCATCACACCGCATGTAAGTGGCAGATCGACAGGATACGGTACAAGGATAATGGAACTCCTGGAAATGAATCTAGAGAGACTAAGCAAAGGACGGCCCCTCGAAAATGTAGTGAGCAGAAAAACTGGCTACTAG
- the Acot13_1 gene encoding Acyl-coenzyme A thioesterase 13, with protein sequence MANQGSDATLNDAVGDKIRDWLQLTKNGHGPLKEGDWMVSVMPFLDVHSATASANTASITFTYTVQPQHCNRLHHLHGGATATLLDFCTSVPLSLVSRPGFWQYLGVSRCLTVSYLRPARAGDQVLIETEIVQVGKRLATLRGSIRRKEDGQLLCTAEHLKVNIDSAVSL encoded by the exons atggccaaccaAGGCTCCGATGCCACTCTCAACGACGCCGTGGGCGACAAGATCCGCGATTGGCTCCAACTCACCAAGAACGGCCATGGTCCCCTGAAAGAGGGA GACTGGATGGTTTCCGTCATGCCCTTCTTGGACGTTCACTCAGCCACGGCCAGCGCCAACACGGCTTCCATCACCTTCACATACACGGTCCAACCTCAACATTGCAACCGTCTACATCACCTGCATGGCGGCGCCACCGCCACTCTCCTGGACTTTTGTACCAGCGTCCCCCTTTCTCTCGTCAGCCGGCCCGGCTTTTGGCAGTACCTCGGGGTGAGCCGCTGTCTCACCGTCTCGTACCTACGTCCCGCCCGAGCAGGCGATCAAGTTCTCATCGAGACTGAGATTGTACAGGTTGGGAAAAGGCTCGCTACTCTGAGGGGCAGCATTCGCCGCAAGGAGGACGGTCAGCTGTTGTGTACTGCTGAGCACCTCAAAGTCAATATCGATTCAGCCGTCAGTTTGTAG